One window of the Periophthalmus magnuspinnatus isolate fPerMag1 chromosome 17, fPerMag1.2.pri, whole genome shotgun sequence genome contains the following:
- the mier1b gene encoding mesoderm induction early response protein 1b isoform X1, translating into MAESSFGNLSPGGSAGSDDHDFDPSADMLVHDFDDERTLEEEEMMEATDEANANEIDDLAREGEMPIHELLSMYGYGGGSPAEDDEEEDEEPDEEEEDDEEDEEEDMDNDESSRSTGELKRTGGEGMKSSSGEEVQTPPEGRTRPVRSLGTAELIRPQKLKYFDNNNDIEEESDEDEDYVPSEDWKKEIMVGSMYQAETPVGLCKYKENEKVYENDDQLLWNPECLPEDKVVDFLAEASKRTGEEKGVDAIPEGAHIKDNEQALYELVKCDFDTEEALRRLRFNVKAAREELSVWTEEECRNFEQGLKTYGKDFHLIQANKVRTRSVGDCVAFYYMWKKSERYDFFAQQTRLGKRKYNLHPGVTDYMDRLLDETESATSSRAASPPPATSGSSTSHSEKEDGSGHNGVTNHNSSHSVDGAQLSATHQVKPEPPQPNGPCYSILETRPHILENSNGCSQTNAPIHDRNGSMEPPVEHSTADPALELERPTKRCRTEAEHLPCHEMESNTQEN; encoded by the exons ATGGCGGAG TCCTCCTTTGGCAATTTGAGTCCAG GAGGTTCAGCAGGTTCTGATGACCATGATTTCGACCCATCAGCAGACATGCTTGTGCATGACTTTGATGACGAGAGAAccctggaggaagaggagatgatgGAGGCAACtgatgaagctaatgctaatgagaTAGATGACCTTGCACGG GAGGGAGAGATGCCAATTCATGAGTTATTAAGCATGTATGGTTATGGAGGCGGTTCACCAGCAgaggatgatgaagaggaggatgaagaacctgacgaagaggaggaggatgatgaagaggatgaggaagaggacATGGACAACGATGAGAGCAGCAGGAGCACTGGAGAGCTCAAACGAACCGGG GGTGAGGGCATGAAAAGCTCCTCTGGTGAAGAGGTGCAGACTCCCCCCGAGGGTCGCACACGTCCCGTCAGATCACTTGGCACAGCAGAACTTATTCGTCCTCAGAAATTGAAGTACTTTGATA atAATAATGATATTGAAGAGGAATCTGACGAAGATGAGGACTATGTTCCGTCTGAAGATTGGAAAAAG GAAATTATGGTAGGTTCCATGTATCAAGCAGAAACTCCTGTTGGGCTGTGCAAATATAAAGAGAATGAGAAAG TTTATGAAAATGATGACCAGCTTCTGTGGAACCCAGAGTGTCTGCCTGAAGACAAAGTGGTTGATTTTTTGGCCGAGGCGTCCAAGCGGACAGGAGAGGAAAAAGGAGTAGATGCCATTCCAGAGGGAGCTCATATCAAAGACAATGAACAA GCTTTATATGAACTGGTGAAGTGTGACTTTGATACAGAGGAAGCTTTAAGGAGGCTGAGGTTTAATGTCAAAGCTGCTAGAG AGGAACTCTCAGTTTGGACGGAGGAAGAATGTCGAAATTTTGAACAGGGACTGAAAACATATGGGAAAGATTTTCATTTAATACAGGCCAACAAG GTGAGAACTAGGTCTGTAGGAGATTGTGTGGCCTTTTATTACATGTGGAAGAAGTCTGAGCGTTATGATTTCTTTGCACAGCAAACCAGACTTGGAAAAAGGAAATACAACCTTCACCCAGGTGTCAC AGATTACATGGACAGATTGTTGGATGAAACAGAGAGTGCCACGTCCAGTCGAGCAGCGTCCCCTCCACCTGCCACATCTGGCAGCAGCACCAGTCACTCTGAGAAAGAAGATGGTAGCGGTCACAATG GTGTTACAAACCACAATTCAAGCCACTCTGTGGATGGTGCCCAATTATCTGCAACACATCAAGTGAAGCCTGAACCTCCCCAGCCCAACGGTCCTTGTTACTCAATTTTGGAGACACGACCTCACATTTTAGAAAACTCCAATGGCTGCAGCCAGACTAATGCACCCATCCATGACCGAAATGGGTCTATGGAACCCCCTGTAGAGCACTCTACAGCAGATCCAGCTCTGGAGCTAGAGAGACCAACCAAAAGATGTCGAACTGAAGCAGAGCATTTGCCTTGTCATGAAATGGAGTCAAATACCCAGGAGAACTAA
- the LOC117385637 gene encoding SH3-containing GRB2-like protein 3-interacting protein 1 produces the protein MMQGLKKRTRKALGLRKKDRDSDTTSSPDKEGGGTGKKGSKKANGAPNGFYGEIDWDRYASPDVDEEGFSLRPGDDGDSASKGKHFFSSSDSEDDEDSKRKFKIRIKPLVSDSAKCLPPSMDELKASVGGLALSPSLRRSPRRSPGQMKRNLSCEEIARPRRSTPTAAPEIPIDRLSQNVPTFFGLPPEIKYARYDVVPTDAWGECRPHSESVLSRSFPTGAPPPLPPKNIPSRCQYGYPSECVADLPNGRAARSSAPIYLNVLSPASHRGSPAPDLDDVFGPVDNSHTREDTMSPRWVTFPEDRPPPPDEPAPPPPPDSPAPGTPLSSPSTPCLSPGPPPNEPPPSPPPFSPGSPFTPLDSPPSIMLGPPPPIEPAPPLPPDFSPCHLPPICLDEEALDEEVLQFAEYSSSPAPTSPVPPLPVEWRHRTAVTSPLVTSGKGTPDGSYLRDDFPDIVGSPRELTPIFRSTPPPLPPTTYRSIMSSPGPHSGSSPSSPARSVTPQSRGSPVPPPPPPRPSSRPKLPPGKPFSDISRSYSPPVSSSPPPFAPLARAESSSSISSITSHSAASTPTLGIHTEASQPLVWFDHGRFYLAFEGCSRGPSPLTMGPQDTLPVAAAFTETINAYFKGADPSKCVVKITGEMVLSFPAGITRHFASHPTQPTLTFNIINYNRLEQVLPNPQLLCCESLTQSTNIKEFSVNMPNLMSHLKKIAEQKPQATYYNVDMIKYQVSAEGIQSTPLNLAVSWRGDANSTDLRIDYKYNTGAMAAPAPLHNIIFVVPVDGGIAKLQTMIPPATWTPEPQTIQWKIPSLSHRSENGGVGALLGRFQMTEGPCKPSQLSVQFSSEGNTLSGCDIQLVGTGYRLSLVKKRFAAGKYLADK, from the exons ATGATGCAAG GATTGAAAAAACGCACCAGGAAAGCCCTGGGTCTGCGAAAAAAAGACAGGGATTCAGACACTAC AAGCTCACCTGACAAAGAAGGAGGTGGAACTGGGAAGAAAGGAAGT AAAAAAGCGAATGGAGCGCCCAATGGGTTTTATGGGGAAATCGACTGGGATAGATAT GCTTCTCCTGATGTTGATGAGGAGGGTTTCAGCCTTCGACCCGGTGATGATGGGGACT CCGCCTCCAAGGGGAAGCACTTTTTCTCCTCCAGTGACTCAGAGGACGACGAGGACAGCAAGAGAAAGTTCAAAATCAGGATCAAGCCGCTAGTTTCAGACAGCGCCAAGTGTTTGCCTCCCTCTATGGACGAGCTCAAAGCCTCGGTGGGGGGCCTggctctctctccatctctg AGACGGAGTCCG AGACGTAGCCCG ggaCAGATGAAAAGAAATCTATCCT gTGAGGAGATTGCAAGACCCAGAAGATCCACACCCACTGCTGCTCCTGAGATCcccat CGACAGGCTATCACAAAATGTCCCTACCTTTTTTGGACTTCCTCCAGAGATCAAATATGCCCGATATGATG TGGTTCCTACAGATGCATGGGGAGAATGTAGACCACATTCTGAATCAGTTTTGAGCAGGAGCTTTCCAACAGGAG ctccccctcctcttcctcctaaAAACATTCCTTCTAGATGTCAGTATGGATATCCGTCTGAATGTGTTG ctgATTTACCAAATGGAAGAGCAGCTCGTAGTTCTGCACCCATCTACCTGAATGTTCTATCCCCTGCATCCCACCGTGGCTCCCCTGCTCCTGATTTGGACGATGTATTTGGACCTGTTGACAACTCACACACCAGGGAGGACACTATGTCTCCCAGATGGGTCACCTTCCCTGAGGACAGACCTCCACCTCCAGATGAACCcgctccccctccccctccagaCTCGCCTGCCCCAGGAACACCTCTGTCCAGCCCATCCACGCCATGTCTATCTCCCGGACCACCACCAAACGAACCGCCGCCATCGCCCCCACCATTCTCACCAGGATCGCCCTTTACCCCCCTGGACTCACCCCCCTCCATCATGCTTGGGCCGCCGCCTCCCATTGAACCCGCACCACCTCTACCCCCTGACTTCTCGCCCTGTCATTTACCACCTATCTGCCTTGATGAGGAGGCCCTGGATGAGGAGGTACTTCAGTTTGCAGAGTACAGTTCTTCACCTGCGCCCACCAGTCCTGTACCCCCCCTCCCGGTGGAATGGAGGCACCGCACAGCAGTGACCTCTCCATTGGTCACAAGTGGCAAAGGCACTCCTGATGGGTCATACTTGAGAGATGATTTCCCTGACATTGTGGGTTCACCCCGAGAACTGACTCCCATTTTTAGGAGTACCCCACCTCCCCTTCCCCCCACCACCTACAGGTCCATAATGTCTTCCCCTGGGCCTCATTCTGGGAGCA GTCCCTCATCTCCAGCTCGCTCAGTCACACCTCAGTCTCGAGGCAGTCCTgtcccaccacctcctcctcctcggccGTCCTCTCGTCCTAAGCTGCCTCCAGGGAAACCCTTTTCAGATATT AGCCGGTCCTACAGTCCTCCTGTCTCCAGCAGCCCTCCTCCTTTCGCCCCTCTGGCCAGAGCAGAGAGttcttcctccatctcctccattaCTTCACACAGTGCAGCATCCACCCCAACCCTAGGGATACACACAG AGGCATCTCAGCCTCTGGTGTGGTTTGACCATGGCAGGTTCTATTTAGCTTTTGAAG GCTGCTCAAGAGGACCCAGTCCACTGACCATGGGGCCACAGGACACTCTACCAGTGGCAGCTGCCTTCACAGAAACAATCAATGCCTACTTCAAAGGCGCTGACCCCAGCAA ATGTGTTGTGAAGATCACGGGGGAGATGGTTCTCTCATTCCCTGCGGGTATAACCCGTCATTTTGCAAGTCATCCAACTCAGCCCACCCTCACCTTTAACATTATCAACTATAATCGATTAGAGCAAGTCCTACCTAACCCACAACTGTTGTGctg TGAATCCTTAACACAGAGCACAAACATTAAGGAGTTCTCGGTCAATATGCCAAACTTGATGAGCCATCTTAAGAAGATTGCTGAGCAGAAACCGCAGGCGACATACTACAATGTGGATATGATCAAATACCAA GTGTCAGCCGAGGGCATCCAGTCGACTCCCCTAAACTTGGCTGTGAGCTGGAGAGGTGATGCCAACTCCACCGACCTCAGAATAGACTACAAATACAACACTGGGGCTATGGCTGCCCCTGCTCCATTACACAACATAATTTTTGTGGTCCCAGTGGATGGAGGCATTGCCAAACTCCAGACCATGATCCCACCTGCCACATG GACGCCAGAGCCACAGACTATACAGTGGAAGATCCCTAGTCTTtcacatagatctgaaaatggaG GAGTGGGGGCTTTGTTGGGACGTTTTCAGATGACAGAGGGTCCGTGTAAGCCCTCACAGCTCTCTGTTCAGTTCAGCTCTGAGGGTAACACTCTTTCTGGGTGTGACATCCAGCTGGTGGGGACTGGATACCGGTTATCACTGGTCAAAAAGAGATTTGCAGCAG GAAAATATTTGGCAGATAAATAA
- the LOC117385688 gene encoding dynein light chain Tctex-type 5-B-like: MSDLLKDRALKKEKKMGKDGRPKDSISTVSNVEDPLHHDDTRLPTENTYQLGPYKRHSVPVITEILKDVLTCYLQHETYEAEWSRQMTKTLCDVIRARVKELMIPRYKTVVIVNIGQLSGQGMQISSRCLWDATNDTFATYSFKNSSLFGLAIVYVVYFE; encoded by the exons ATGTCGGACCTGCTCAAAGACAGAGCtctgaagaaagagaaaaagatggGAAAAGATGGCAGACCAAAGGA CTCCATAAGCACTGTCTCAAATGTGGAGGACCCCTTACACCACGATGACACACGACTGCCTACTGAAAACACTTATCAACTAG GACCTTATAAACGTCACTCAGTACCTGTTATCACGGAAATACTAAAGGATGTACTCACTTGTTATCTCCAGCATGAAACATATGAAGCTGAGTGGTCTcgacaaatgacaaaaacattatgtgat GTGATCAGGGCGCGTGTGAAGGAGCTAATGATCCCGAGATATAAGACTGTTGTTATAGTTAATATAGGACAATTAAGTGGACAGGGCATGCAGATCAGCAGCCGCTGCCTCTGGGATGCAACCAATGACACTTTTGCCACCTATTCATTCAAAAACAGCTCCTTGTTTGGATTAGCAATTGTGTATGTTGTATATTTTGAGTAA
- the mier1b gene encoding mesoderm induction early response protein 1b isoform X2 gives MAESSFGNLSPGGSAGSDDHDFDPSADMLVHDFDDERTLEEEEMMEATDEANANEIDDLAREGEMPIHELLSMYGYGGGSPAEDDEEEDEEPDEEEEDDEEDEEEDMDNDESSRSTGELKRTGGEGMKSSSGEEVQTPPEGRTRPVRSLGTAELIRPQKLKYFDNNNDIEEESDEDEDYVPSEDWKKEIMVGSMYQAETPVGLCKYKENEKVYENDDQLLWNPECLPEDKVVDFLAEASKRTGEEKGVDAIPEGAHIKDNEQALYELVKCDFDTEEALRRLRFNVKAAREELSVWTEEECRNFEQGLKTYGKDFHLIQANKQTRLGKRKYNLHPGVTDYMDRLLDETESATSSRAASPPPATSGSSTSHSEKEDGSGHNGVTNHNSSHSVDGAQLSATHQVKPEPPQPNGPCYSILETRPHILENSNGCSQTNAPIHDRNGSMEPPVEHSTADPALELERPTKRCRTEAEHLPCHEMESNTQEN, from the exons ATGGCGGAG TCCTCCTTTGGCAATTTGAGTCCAG GAGGTTCAGCAGGTTCTGATGACCATGATTTCGACCCATCAGCAGACATGCTTGTGCATGACTTTGATGACGAGAGAAccctggaggaagaggagatgatgGAGGCAACtgatgaagctaatgctaatgagaTAGATGACCTTGCACGG GAGGGAGAGATGCCAATTCATGAGTTATTAAGCATGTATGGTTATGGAGGCGGTTCACCAGCAgaggatgatgaagaggaggatgaagaacctgacgaagaggaggaggatgatgaagaggatgaggaagaggacATGGACAACGATGAGAGCAGCAGGAGCACTGGAGAGCTCAAACGAACCGGG GGTGAGGGCATGAAAAGCTCCTCTGGTGAAGAGGTGCAGACTCCCCCCGAGGGTCGCACACGTCCCGTCAGATCACTTGGCACAGCAGAACTTATTCGTCCTCAGAAATTGAAGTACTTTGATA atAATAATGATATTGAAGAGGAATCTGACGAAGATGAGGACTATGTTCCGTCTGAAGATTGGAAAAAG GAAATTATGGTAGGTTCCATGTATCAAGCAGAAACTCCTGTTGGGCTGTGCAAATATAAAGAGAATGAGAAAG TTTATGAAAATGATGACCAGCTTCTGTGGAACCCAGAGTGTCTGCCTGAAGACAAAGTGGTTGATTTTTTGGCCGAGGCGTCCAAGCGGACAGGAGAGGAAAAAGGAGTAGATGCCATTCCAGAGGGAGCTCATATCAAAGACAATGAACAA GCTTTATATGAACTGGTGAAGTGTGACTTTGATACAGAGGAAGCTTTAAGGAGGCTGAGGTTTAATGTCAAAGCTGCTAGAG AGGAACTCTCAGTTTGGACGGAGGAAGAATGTCGAAATTTTGAACAGGGACTGAAAACATATGGGAAAGATTTTCATTTAATACAGGCCAACAAG CAAACCAGACTTGGAAAAAGGAAATACAACCTTCACCCAGGTGTCAC AGATTACATGGACAGATTGTTGGATGAAACAGAGAGTGCCACGTCCAGTCGAGCAGCGTCCCCTCCACCTGCCACATCTGGCAGCAGCACCAGTCACTCTGAGAAAGAAGATGGTAGCGGTCACAATG GTGTTACAAACCACAATTCAAGCCACTCTGTGGATGGTGCCCAATTATCTGCAACACATCAAGTGAAGCCTGAACCTCCCCAGCCCAACGGTCCTTGTTACTCAATTTTGGAGACACGACCTCACATTTTAGAAAACTCCAATGGCTGCAGCCAGACTAATGCACCCATCCATGACCGAAATGGGTCTATGGAACCCCCTGTAGAGCACTCTACAGCAGATCCAGCTCTGGAGCTAGAGAGACCAACCAAAAGATGTCGAACTGAAGCAGAGCATTTGCCTTGTCATGAAATGGAGTCAAATACCCAGGAGAACTAA